In a genomic window of Phycisphaerales bacterium:
- a CDS encoding SDR family NAD(P)-dependent oxidoreductase codes for MALDFNSLHVVVTGGTGALGTAVVEQLVDQGATCHIPCFSESELAKFPYKSSDRVRIVAGVNLTDEQSTVDFYRQFGDTGGGPRLWASVHVAGGFAYAPIDTVTGQDFRAQWEMNVLTAFLCSREAVRAMRGQGGAGGRIVNTASRPGLVPALGANMTAYTSAKAAVCALTESLAAEVAPEGIWVNAVAPSIMDTPANRAAMPKADYSTWPKVHEVARTICFLASPMNQTTRGAVVSAYGRA; via the coding sequence ATGGCCCTGGACTTCAACTCGCTCCACGTCGTCGTCACCGGCGGCACGGGCGCGCTTGGCACCGCGGTGGTCGAGCAGCTCGTGGACCAGGGGGCCACGTGCCACATCCCGTGCTTCTCAGAGAGCGAGCTGGCGAAGTTCCCGTACAAGAGCTCTGACCGCGTTCGGATCGTCGCGGGGGTGAACCTCACCGACGAGCAGAGCACGGTGGACTTCTACCGGCAGTTCGGGGACACGGGCGGGGGGCCGCGGCTGTGGGCGTCGGTGCACGTAGCGGGCGGGTTCGCGTACGCGCCGATTGACACGGTGACAGGGCAGGACTTCCGGGCGCAGTGGGAAATGAACGTCCTTACGGCGTTCCTGTGCAGCCGCGAGGCGGTGCGGGCGATGCGCGGGCAGGGCGGCGCGGGCGGGCGGATCGTGAACACCGCGTCGCGTCCGGGCCTGGTGCCGGCGCTGGGGGCGAACATGACGGCGTACACGTCGGCGAAGGCGGCGGTGTGTGCACTCACCGAATCGCTCGCGGCGGAGGTCGCGCCCGAGGGCATCTGGGTGAACGCGGTGGCACCGTCGATCATGGACACGCCCGCGAACCGCGCGGCGATGCCCAAGGCGGATTACTCCACGTGGCCCAAGGTGCACGAGGTGGCGAGGACGATCTGCTTCCTGGCTTCGCCGATGAACCAGACGACGCGCGGGGCGGTGGTGTCGGCGTATGGGCGGGCGTGA